TTCTGCGTTTCCAGATGAAATTAATGAACTTTATCATGCGAGTCATGAAGAGCCAAGTGTGGAGATGTGATGGTCACACGACCTGACCCCCGAGCCACGCAGGCCTCCACCTTGAGAAGCGACCCCTCCAAAGAGTCCTGGTCAAAACAGTGAGGGGGCAGAGTGGTCAACCACAGCAGTGTGAACCTCAGTCAgggacctgggttcaagtcccacctcctgctgtagcacccatgctgtgagtcaccttgggcaaaagtgtgaaataaataagtaatataaTATGAACCGTTAACTCTCTGGGAGTGCTCAAAAGAGTGACCGATGGGCGGCAACTCGGCGGAACATGGGTCATGGTAAGACCTGCGGAAACTGATAGTGGGAGGAGCACGAAAGAGATGAGGTGAAACTCATAGAGCAGAACTCGTCGAACCAACCGTTACCGCTCAGTGAGTGAGGCTACTGGAGGAGGACTTCACCGAAGCGAAGGATGATGCAAAACGTATTTTTGATGAAGGGTGCGGTACAATCATGGAGCTGCACCGACCGAGTCCTCGCGGAAGCAGGCTGAGGTGAGGAGACGACAGTCGCGCGGACCGCAGGCAGCGCGGGGCCTCCGCGCGCCCCGAGTGGCGGGCTGCGCGCGACGAGCTCTCTTCACTTGTCGACGACGGAGTAACGACACTCGTAGTAAGTGTCCCGTGCgtgttttcttaaaatacatacatgtatgtgAATATGTACTGTAAACCACCGCCGTTATTTAAGCAGCATTGATTCGGCTGTCGGTAATTCTACTTTAACAAGTTTACTGAGGAAACTAGttccaaatgttttattttttcaaccgCTTAAAGTTACGCGACGAGAACCCCTTCCGTGCCGTGAGACTAAAAGTTATCACTAAACCGAACTGTCTTCCAACCAGAAGTTTACCGACGaagaaaacatgatttttatttatctgtttcgTACAATTCCGACCCGGCGTTATGAAACGGCGCCAAAACAACACAAGTGGGACGAGACCCTAAATTTACCGCCTTAACCAACAACGAAACTAAGActttaagaaatgtttaaaactatAAAAGGAGGGTTTTTATTTTATCCGTTCAGCGGAAGCTTGTAGTACAGTGTTGCTGTTAATGAATGATCTTATTATCCGACGTAAATGTAAGTTCGCCTACCGACTTGGTCGCGAGGAGCGGTGCTGTGAGCGATGACGTCATCACTGCTGTAACGGCCCCGTTCCCAAATGGTCATTGATATGATTTCATACAGGCGAACAAAGGCTGTCGGTCCATCCTGTGTAAAATTTGGTAGCAATGCCTACAGCGTGCAGTATAACGAAGTGGTTCGTGGAGAGGCGTTTTAGACCCAAATTGCCAAAGCAAATGCTGATATCAGTCAGGCTTTATTTTTTACCAAGTGGTAAGCAGAGTGGTAAGTAACTCACTGTGTTGTAAAGTTTGCACAGTTGAAACCATGGTATCTCAGTAGCATTACTTCATCTCTATCTCAACAAGAAACcttttgtaaaatataataagGCTTTGGCACAGtaatattaatcatttttgaTTTAATGATATACtcaaaggggggtgcagtggcacagaatTTGACcggggcctgttctctggtgggtctggggttcaagtcctgcttgggttgccttgtgatggactggtgtcctgtcctaggtgtgtccccttcccctccagccctatgccctgtgttgccgggttaggctccggctcgccacaaccccacgtgggacaagcggtttcagcaaatgtgtgtgtgtgtgtgtgatatactCAAGCTGTCTGCAATGGAAATATAAGGCTGTTTCTCTGTTGCAGCTGCCTGGTTGtagcagaaaaaagaagagcTCAGGTTGAGTGTGGAACATGTTTGACATGCAGCTCTTCACGTCAAAGCGTGGGCCTCTGGCCAAGATCTGGCTGGCGGCACACTGGGACAAGAAGATCACAAAGACCCATGTGTTCGAGTGCAACCTAGAGACCACGGTCATGGACATCATCTCACCACAGGTGGTCCAGGGCTTTCTGCATTTAGTTATTTCAAAGAATGGCTGAGCTGAAGGTTAAGAGGACTTTCAGGTTAATCACCATACCAGCATCAAGCTGTAAACATCTTGGTCCATCTGACATGATTTATAGGCCTGTGCACTCTGCAATATGTAGATAGCTTTTCAGTATCTGTTTCTGATAAATGTGTCTTTTATCACCACTGGCAGATCAAGATCGGCCTGAGGACATCTGGTCACCTTCTCCTCGGGGTAGTGCGGATCTATTCTCGGAAAACCAAGTACCTCCTGGCTGACTGCAGCGAAGCCATCGTGAAAATCAGAGTTGCCTTTCGTCCAGGTTCTGTATGGATAGAACAATGGAGcaaattcataattatttttaaaactgttcattcataattttaatttgttttttgtagaCATTAATTCAGGATAATTTAAAGAGTATAGAATTTCTCCATCACCTATATAATGTTCACACTAAAATTGGCTGATCTAATACCAAAAAATGtagcaatatatttaaaatttagtaATACTgacagggggcacggtggtgcagtgggttggactaggtcctgctctccagtgggtctggggttcgaatcccgcttggggtgccttgcaacggactggtgtcccgtcctgggtgtgtcccctcccccttcagccttacgccctgtgttgccgggttaggctccatgaccccatctgggacaagcagttcagaaactgtgtgtgtaatactgacagaaacagcagttattacaggaaaagaaaggaagtaaaatatgaaaaagtccAATGGGGTCAATGCTTCTTTaaagtgctgtgtgtttgtgttcttgtttAAATTTTACCACAATGTTTGCTTGGTAATGCAGGAACAGCACATTGTAGTAAACAGTTAAAGTGATGTAAGCCCCAGAGTGTCTCAGCTGTGTTACGCGCTGGTAACATCTCAGTTGTCCCATTTCAGGTCAGACTGACTTGCCTAGTGAGAACACAGAGGCTCCACTCAACACCATCACCTTGCCTGAAAACTTTACTGACTTTGAGCTACAGCTGCCAGATGCCAGGTAATCGAAGAAAAGTCTCTTTTTTCATTCTCTTGTCCtctgttttgcttctttttccttAAATCAGTTGTATGCCACTGAGGGAATTTCCCTCATCATTattccatctgtccatcatcaAGATTTACTTCTCCAGTGCAGGGCCATGGTGGCTTGGAACCTATCCCTGAAATATGGTCGGAGGCAGAGTATGCCCTGGAAAAgatggcagtccatcgcagagcaatcacacacacacatatacacaaacagccagtccacctgaaacgcatgCCTTTGGACTACGGGAAGAAATTCATGAAAACACTATACAAATTGAGCTGGATTCAGAGCCCAGACACCACAAGGAACCTGCACTACCCATTGCACCAACATGCTTTCCCTTGATGTTGTTGTCATCGTTGTTGTAGcttagttaaaaaaaacttttccttAGTTTAAATTGATCAGTTGAAATGGCTGGTTTGGAGTACTGTAATACTCTAGGACCCAATATTCACCTGCTGTTAGATCGCTGTGGAGAACCAAAAGCATTAGTGTTGTTCTTTCTCACAGCTTTTGGGAGTGAAGGAAATGTGTTTGCTGACTGTCCCTCATTTGTCTCTTTCGTACCCCTGCCTTCAGTGTCATAGATGTGGTGGACCACTTCACACTGAACCAGTCCAGGAGCGAGGATATCACCATGAAGGAGGACTATGGAAACAGCTTTCTTGTGCTGGAGTCTGACTTTGGTGAGTAGAAGTACTTtgattaaagttttatttgcacaaaaggAACGAGAAGTTTTGTTGAAGATGGTAAgtcttctctttttctgtgactttacctgtcttttttttcctctccagttTAAAAGCACTAGACTTTCTTCACTAGTTGCTTTCTGTCACAGGAGaaatggacacagacacacacacacactttctgaactgcttgtcccatacggggtcgcagggaaccggagcctacccggcaacacagggcgtaaggccggagggggaggggacacacccagaacgggacgccagtccgtcgcaaggcaccccaagcgggactcgaaccccagacccactggagaccaggacccggttcaacccactgcgccaccgcgcccccttgagAAATagacataaatataaaaatattagtatAAATCACTTAGCAAAACCTTTCTCGGTGTCTGTCATGCTCTTCTCTCCCATTGTTCCTCACTCTCTAACTGTGTTTTCTAGGGAACAAAGCTAGCCTACAACAAGGGGGCATGTTTGATGGGAGCTTCCACAGcttgcccacacacacagatggctTCGGAGACGAGGAGGGCACCTTTGACTTCCTCGGTATGGTTCTCAAGATGTTTGCTCACTGTCGTTCATTGTTACATCACTCAACAACACGTTGATGCCAGTGTGCCCTCATCAGATTTCATGGCATCTTCCGGGGAGGATATCATACCTACAGACTTTTCCAGTGGTTGTTCGAAGAACAACATCCCGCCGACCCCACCCCCAACTGCAGAGGAGAAAGAAGGTTCTGGgttattattttctttcctaATGATGGAATTCTACACGTGCACAATAGTTAAATTATGTTACCCCTTTGATGCCCCCTGATGCCAGTAAAATGCAGCACAATATACAGTAATGGCATATAGTCAATCAGGCTGCTGTGGAACTGCTAGTGGGAACAGTCATGTATTGGTTAAGAAAATAGGATGGTGAGTGGAAATGTTGCAGTTTCAATTCCTCAAAGCGGTCTTTCTGTCCAACTGTACAAATTTGGCTaaggtgcagtggcgcagtgggttgggccaggtcctgctttctggtgggtctggggtttgagtcctgcttggggtgccttgtgatggactggtgtcctgtcctgggtgtgtccctcccccattgtgttgctgggttaggctctggctccctgtgacccctgtatgggacaagtggtttcagattgtgtgtgtgtgtgtgtgtgtgtgtgtgtgtgtgtgtgtgtgtgtgtgtgtgtgatatacatacacacacacacacacaccacatgtgCTTTTATCAGTGATGTTTGGGTAATGATTCTAGCAGAGTGTGTGGAGACAGCATCTTGGCCCGATGGGTCAGATGACTTTCCAGCCATGGATGAAACCACACTGGTGGAGAACCTGGAGGAGGCATTTGCACTTGAGCCTGTGTCCATCACATGTGAGTGTGTCCTAACCAGCTGTGGGCCAGCACACCCAACCACACAGCCTGGAGCATAACTCCAGCAGGGTCCAAATCCCATTATCATCTGAATGATATAGAGCTGTTTgtactgcttttatttatttgtacacttTATATTTGCACTAGTTTGTACTAAAgagtgatatttatttattcctatGTTATTCCAGTGTCTTTTGTCATTGCTGTGTtgtatgtgtgctgctgtagcctcatACTGTTTCCTCCatgaattaataaagttttgATCTATCTATCATCCTGTTTGTCCATGTCTATCTATTGATCTATGTGTTATGAATTGTTTTAGCTACAAGCATGTTTGATTTACTGAGTGCTTACATGGTTTGTcagccactttggagaagaagagGGATAAGAGGAAGAGACGGCTTGTGGTGGACCGTGAGAAAGAGCTCTCCAGTGAAGCCATCCAGAAGCAACTGGCAGACTGCTTTGATCTGGTAGCCCCACTAGAAATGGCTCCGCCAACCCGCCAGCTCATTGAGTGGAAGGAGACTGGAGGAGTGCACTGGCTTCTCCGCCACAGCTGTGTCCCTCTCGTACACCCACAGCTGCAGCAGGTACTGCTCACCTGTCTGCAGGAAGTAAACGTCTGCTGTATTTGCCACAGTGCATACTGTAATGGTATCTTTATCTGTATACATTAAGTGAGTTACTATACGTTCTTAGCTATGACATGGGATGCTGCAGTGCATCATGGGTCAGAAGCCCTTTCTGCCTTCCCAGCTGTTCCCTGGAGACATGTTTCCAGGAAGGTGGAAGAACATGAATGGAATCGAGGAGCTGGACCCAGAGGAGATGAGggcacagcaggaaggtggagaTGTGACATAACAACCATATTCACCTCAGTCATTTACAGTTTGGTGTGActtgtttgtattatttcaaGTAAGCTGCAAGGtcattatataaattattattatatgtattcTGTGtatatggggggcgtggtggcacagtgggttggaccggttcctgctctccagtgggtctggggttcgagtcctacttggggtgccttgcggcggactggcgtcctgtcctgggtgtgtcccctccccctccggccttacgccctgtgttgccgggttaggctccggctccctgcaaccccgtatgggacaagtggttctgagaatgtgtgtgtgtgtgtgtgtgtgtgtgtgtgtgtgtgtgtgatatttctcCATATATAAAGGGATCTGGAGTATACTACTGTATGAAAACTGTATAAACAGAATAtgagaaacaaatacatacagtatagtgTACAGGGTTACTGTCCCTCTCCACCTGTCTATTTGCTGCTGTGTCCACTCCTCCCTCCACCTTCCATGTCTGTGGTGTAGAAAATGATGAGTGCATCTCCCTGCATGAGGAACATCCCAGCCTCCTGACAGACCTGCTTGAGCCTGAGGTCACTGAGCACAGCACTGACCACACACCTCTTGGCCCCCCTGTGGAGCGCAGCAGTGTGGGTGTGGGTTCTGCCTGTTGGTTTCAAAGCTTTTAAATCACTAAACAGGGTCTAAGTGACGACTTGTCCCTTTCTTATTCTTTGGGTGAGAACTAGAGCAAGAGAAGTCCCCTGAGACACAGACTTTTTTCCATGCCCTGCAGGGGGGCAACGGGGCTGAAGTAATCTTCTCGAACCTGCTGTTCAGAGAGACTCTACCAGAGGGTCAGATTCAACCTGCACAAACTGGGACTCAGGAACTGCACCACCTGGCCTTATTGCAAGAAACTAaggtctacacacacacacacacacacacacacactttaaatgTCTTATTATTCTCATAGTtcttatgtaatattttttgccTTGTATTAACCTAACCTTTTAAGTCACTGTGggaaaaggcatcagctaaataattataataataattacaatcattttaattttcttatgaTTTGGAGGCTACAGATTTAAATTTCAGACTGAATAGCCTGGTGGGTATATCACTACAATCTGTGCTGtgtagctgctgtttttttgtgtttgctgtgttcatAACAGCCCCCCCTGGACAGCCAGGATCTGGAGGAAAAGAAGATAAACAGCAGAGTACAGAATCTCCTTCACATCCTCCAAGTGAGAGCGCCAAGGCCACAAAATACCCTCCTTGCATCTCTTTCTTGTGCCCCTGCAGATGTGGGTCCCTTTAGGTCTGTGGAGGGGAGTGTCTGTTTCAGGGAGACACAACTCTGCCAGATGTCTTTGTTGTGGCTAGCAGCATTGTTGCAAAAGTGATTCTCCCAGAAATCCCTGAGGCTGTGTAAGGACAGGGATTTAAAAAGGGATGACTGTTAGGATCACTGAGGCTCCAAGAGATGGCAAAAAATACCCGAGGGCATAACAGGGGCTTTAGCAGAATAGTTCTGCAGTATGCAATGTGTTCTGCACTTGAATTATCTGCTTTTCCAGTGCATCCTTTCAAATAGaataattttacactttttccgAGTTTGAAAGAGGCGCCACAATGCTTTGGTGGGATGCTTATGGGGTGGCTGACCCACTGGGGGTCTCTCTGTgagtaacacacaaacacaccttgtGTTCTTCCTCCAACAGGAGCAGAGGTGCAGGGGTGCCTCTGGATTCCACTTAAGCGAGCTCTGCCAGGGTGGAAACCGCACCCACCTCGCTGCCACCTTCTTCTGCCTGCTGGTGCTGCATAAGCAGAGGGTGCTGGAGTTGCGACAAGAAGTGGCCTACGGGGATATCGTCGCCACCCCCGGGCCGCGCTTCTCACAGCTGTAGGGCCTCGGTATACATGGCACAGTGGCTGTTGGTTTCAACCTTGCACTTACTGTGTTCCACTGTGGTCTTGTCTGCATGTCACCTTGTGTCACCGAGGTCCTTCTTTCCTTTATGTCTCCCAAAGGCACTGAAAATCCACCTCAGGGGCCTTCATTCAGCTTTCCTTGCATTATACTGCAGAGAAAATGACTatttatagtgcagtgatttttgTACCAGCTCTGCCTGTACCGCTCAAATATTTGCTCAAATATTTGAGCGGTACAGGTTGGCATTGGTTTTTCAGCACATTAACTGAACTTGTGTTCTTAATGAACTTGCATTAAAAATGTTGGtgctttttaataattcaataaacaaagttaaattaatatttcagctaCTCATGTTTAAATTCATGGGACGTATTAATGCTTTTATATCAAAGATGGATCTTGTCAAACCACAGgagcttttgtgttttttcaggtGGACGCACAAGTAGGAGGGGTTGAAGTAGCCGACAGAGACAGCAAGGCAGCAGTGGTCAAGGCATCACCTGGGGCTTGAATGTATGAGGGTGTGTCAGACAAAACAGTTTTGGGAACAGTGGTTTGGTCCTGTGCGGTGTCAAGAGAGAATGCATACAGTCACTTGAGGACACATGTGTCCAGGGCCATAGGGACCCCTGGAGACCCCAGGACACATTCCTAGGGAGGTCCCACTTTCCTGTGGAGGTGGGTTGAAATCCCATCTTGAGTCTGTGGCTGTGGACATAGTTCGTGACACCCACAAAGGACACTCTGTCCTGTCTCCTCCTCGGACTGAGGGCCTGTTACCTGAATAGGACCTACAAGCATCTGTGGCACAGGCCATGCCCACTTCCCATCCAAAGCCTAAACCCCTGTCCCTTCCCAGGTGAACTCTGACCCATCCATCCCTAGCTCCAGAGGGCAACAAGAGATAGGCTCCGCCCCCACCCGGCATGTCACATGAGACATGAGATTTATGTTGTGTAAGTGTATGTTCCTGCTGATGGACACATCTGATCATCATTATTTCTGAATTCTTATCAGGGGCGGTGTCTTTGTACTaactgcaaaaaacagaagTCTTTTCCTTGTTCCGTTAAAATGAGTAAGTTGCAGTGAAGAAACATGTTTGAGTGACTGATGTCGAAGATTAAAACAACGCTGGTGAAGGTGATCGGTCAGCGCGGTGTGTAGGACACAGCAGCCGTGTGTTTCGTGTTCCGCCCACGGCGCTAGAGCGGTGTGTTCTGGTCCATTTCCCACTGAGGTGCCGCtaaatcagttcaattcaatcaatgtatttttaatgtgcgCTGAACAAAGGGACATGAGACGGCTGACTGGATACTAGAGCGACacattattagtagtagtagtagtattatacACACCAGCTGCCAGTATTTGTGTCCTCAAAACGACACACTGTCCCTTTAAGAACCTCAAACGTAGAGCAGTGCGGCGCATCTGTGCGGTGACAccccgcaaacacacacacacacacacacgcacgggcGCGCGATCTGCGCATTtctactgtacacacacacacacacacacacacctgtgagtGCGGGGGCAGCGCTGCGGCTGCGCGGGGACGCGCGTCGGTAGGTTTATTGCCCGAACGGAACGCGCGGCGCTGTGGCGGTGTTTCGTGCTCGTTCCCGTGGGCGGATGCTGAGGCTCCGGGTCCAAAAGGTACGGGGTGGAAGGGGGTGGAACGCGCCGCAACGCGCCGTGCTGGCGGGCGGACGGACGGACTGACGGAGGGAGgggtgtgtctgtctgctccCTGAACGCGCTCCAGGGCTGCGCAGCGCTCGGCCGTCGCACGACATCGCGCACCTGACTGGGGCACAGGTGGGTTTGGCGCgtgctgtgtctgtgctgtgctgtgctgtgctgtgcagtgATGGCGGCTGGTTGCGGTGTCAGGTGTGTGTTCCTCAGCCAAGAGCGTCCTGTGGTCAGTTTCCACCTGGTTGATATATGATCATAATGATGCGTTTGTTGCGGATGAGgtttaacacaaacacacacacacacacacacacagagggaatGATCAAGAACCAGCCCTGGGCCCAGACTCGGTCCACAGTAACAGCAGTTTTCTGGCTATAGCCTTTCAGAGTGCTTTTCATAGGCAGCGATCTCCCTGATGGTATCAGTTTGGattccagatctctccttcacAGAGATGGCCCTTCCATGGTGTCTCTTTGCTTCTTGTTCCCCTGTACCCCCTCCGGTGTGTCTGATAGCGTGAACCATCGCACACTCCCTGCCTGGCAAGAATAGCTCGGAATCAAATCTCATCAATGAAATTATTTGAATGTTACCCCTCAGGTACATCTTTCCAGGTGGTTTATGCGGTTCTCTCTTGGCaggtgttcctcagggctcagTACTCAGACCCTCACTCTTCTACACCTACGTGGATGACCTTAGTGCTATGCTGGAGATACACAGCTCATCCTCACTTTACCCCAATTGATACAAATGTGTCACCACGCACAGCTCCACATCTTGAAGACCGAGAACCTTCCCCCCCTGGAGGTCCTTCCACCTGTAGGGAAACTCTGTGCTCAACTCACTTTTCTCACCTGCTTCATCCGTTAAGACCCTGTGAGTAATGATGGACTCACATCTCTACTGCTCTGAGCACAATGAAGCCATAAACCAGGACTGCAGATACCTTCTCTAGTGGAATTGACCCACATCCCACTGCACGCTCTGACAGCTCTTGGTTTGAGCCATGCTCGTATTCCACCTGTGCTACCGCTGTGGGCGTGGCTTCAGGTGATGCAGTGGGCATGGCCTCGGGCAGTGCTGTGGGTGTGGCCTTGGGCACTACCGGTGCTATATAGGTAGGAGATAAAGAAGAGCAAAGCGCACAGCTGGACCTGCTGGTTGTACCCGGGTTCGTGGATGCCGGTGCTCTCCTGctcctttcacacacacctgaacacacaaactgtgtCCGCCACCCCTCCCGACCCTCCGCGTGAGGGATTTCAGGAGACTGACTGCGGATTAAATGAGCCCTGAATAACCCGATCGATGGGCCTTGGCAGAGAGCCGGCGCCCACGGGGATGCCCTCTCTTTCTCAGCTGTGTCTTCACTGCCGTGTCTAAACGGGGGAGGGGCGCCATCGTCTCATGTCCCACGGCGCCGAGCCGGAGCACCAGATGGAGGGGCAGCTGCCATACCCTCCAGGTGGCCCCCTCTGGGCTCAGGCACACAGAACATGGTGGAAGCAGAGGCATTGTGGGAGGACTCTGGGGGAAAGGCTTGACCAATCCAGgagtgttttactgcagtggctgtgatacctgtgtgtgtgtgtgtgtgtgtgtgtgtgtgtgtgtgttagtgaggTGCCCGCCACCTGTCACACACAGGACACCTAGATGGAGGAAGGAGACACTGGATTCTCACTGAGCAGGAATGTAATGATGATTAGAGGAttgtggccagcaggg
Above is a genomic segment from Scleropages formosus chromosome 5, fSclFor1.1, whole genome shotgun sequence containing:
- the rad21l1 gene encoding double-strand-break repair protein rad21-like protein 1 → MFDMQLFTSKRGPLAKIWLAAHWDKKITKTHVFECNLETTVMDIISPQIKIGLRTSGHLLLGVVRIYSRKTKYLLADCSEAIVKIRVAFRPGQTDLPSENTEAPLNTITLPENFTDFELQLPDASVIDVVDHFTLNQSRSEDITMKEDYGNSFLVLESDFGNKASLQQGGMFDGSFHSLPTHTDGFGDEEGTFDFLDFMASSGEDIIPTDFSSGCSKNNIPPTPPPTAEEKEAECVETASWPDGSDDFPAMDETTLVENLEEAFALEPVSITSTLEKKRDKRKRRLVVDREKELSSEAIQKQLADCFDLVAPLEMAPPTRQLIEWKETGGVHWLLRHSCVPLVHPQLQQCIMGQKPFLPSQLFPGDMFPGRWKNMNGIEELDPEEMRAQQEENDECISLHEEHPSLLTDLLEPEVTEHSTDHTPLGPPVERSSPPLDSQDLEEKKINSRVQNLLHILQEQRCRGASGFHLSELCQGGNRTHLAATFFCLLVLHKQRVLELRQEVAYGDIVATPGPRFSQL